Proteins from a genomic interval of Scomber japonicus isolate fScoJap1 chromosome 10, fScoJap1.pri, whole genome shotgun sequence:
- the cbx3b gene encoding chromobox protein homolog 3b codes for MRKKQTAKQRKTEETNVTVVQEFVVERIIRRRVSNGRVEYFLKWKGFTDAENTWEPEDNLDCPELIEEFLRNAHLSEMNEEEQSELLEPEFIPKEEMTEQETEISCMQSQQQSHTVHSDGNILESDTPTNLSTYLEPECIIGSTDRQGELMFLVKWKNSDDVALLPAREASARCPQVVIDFYEQKLTWHCGDEEQ; via the exons ATGAGAAAGAAGCAGACCGCCAAACAGAGGAAGACTGAGGAGACAAACGTCACAGTTGTCCAGGAGTTTGTGGTAGAGAGAATAATTCGCCGCAGAGTCTCCAATGGAAGAGTGGAGTACTTCCTGAAGTGGAAAGGCTTTACTGA tGCAGAAAACACTTGGGAACCAGAGGATAATCTGGACTGTCCTGAACTCATTGAAGAGTTCCTGAGAAACGCCCATCTGTCCGAAATGAATGAGGAAGAACAAAGTGAGCTGCTAGAACCCGAGTTCATTCCAAAAGAAGAGATGACAGAACAAGAGACGGAAATT TCTTGTATGCAGTCCCAGCAGCAGTCTCACACTGTGCACAGCGATGGCAACATCCTGGAGTCAGACACACCCACTAACCTCAGCACTTACCTCGAGCCTGAATGCATCATCGgctccacagacagacagggagagctCATGTTTCTAGTCAAATG GAAAAATTCAGATGACGTAGCCCTGCTGCCGGCCCGTGAAGCGAGCGCCAGGTGTCCCCAGGTGGTCATTGACTTCTACGAGCAGAAGTTGACCTGGCACTGCGGAGACGAGGAgcagtga
- the snx10b gene encoding sorting nexin-10B: MQQVISVWVRDPRIQKNDFWHAYIDYEICLHTNSVCFTKKISCVRRRFSEFVWLRQKLQANSMLMVQLPELPPKNPFFSMNNAQQISERMKGLQKFLEKILLNPLLLSDSCLHLFLQSQLIVSKIEACAAGRTHYSVAQAVQCCGHRRLKFDVDSQTDVSMSCDSDSDRYQCRDAEPQMTDLATNKTESTASLDFMGSSQEENLSCSSSST; this comes from the exons ATGCAGCAGGTCATTAGTGTCTGGGTGCGGGACCCGCGGATACAAAAGAATGACTTCTGGCATGCCTACATAGACTATGAAATTTGTTTACAT ACCAACAGCGTGTGCTTCACCAAGAAGATCTCTTGTGTGAGACGGAGGTTCAGTGAGTTTGTATGGCTCAGGCAGAAACTACAAGCAAATTCAATGCTAAT GGTACAGCTACCAGAGCTGCCCCCAAAGAATCCCTTCTTCAGCATGAACAACGCTCAGCAGATCTCTGAGCGGATGAAAGGGCTCCAGAAGTTCTTGGAAAA GATCCTCCTTAACCCCCTGCTGTTGTCTGACAGTTGCCTGCACCTTTTCCTGCAGTCACAGCTCATTGTGTCCAAGATAGAGGCCTGTGCTGCTGGAAGGACCCACTACTCTGTGGCTCAGGCAGTCCAGTGCTGCGGCCACAGGAGACTCAAGTTTGATGTGGACTCGCAGACAGACGTCAGCATGTCTTGTGACTCTGATTCAGACAGGTATC AGTGCAGAGATGCAGAGCCACAGATGACAGATTtggcaacaaacaaaacagagagtACAGCTTCACTTGACTTCATGGGATCCAGCCAGGAGGAAAATCTCAGCTGCTCATCTAGTTCCACATGA